Proteins encoded in a region of the Paramagnetospirillum magneticum AMB-1 genome:
- a CDS encoding response regulator — MSQNARILIIDDNVAEATLTRLTLQAGRIGCSIEHVTDGYTGIDRLKEAVQTTRPYDMVILDVNMPLISGCETLEIIRDTAYIAEIYVAILTSLRCGTDCPRDLYLCSMKKADIYLQKEMILDDFNAEILRLKAEYDRRRKSRRPTTESRDI; from the coding sequence ATGTCACAGAATGCAAGAATACTGATCATTGACGACAACGTTGCGGAAGCGACGCTGACGAGGCTGACGCTGCAGGCGGGCAGGATTGGCTGTAGCATTGAGCATGTGACGGACGGCTACACGGGTATTGATAGGTTGAAAGAGGCTGTGCAGACGACGCGGCCATACGACATGGTCATACTCGATGTAAATATGCCGCTTATCAGCGGATGTGAGACACTTGAAATAATACGGGACACGGCTTATATTGCGGAAATCTATGTGGCGATCTTGACAAGCTTGCGATGCGGAACAGATTGCCCGCGCGATTTATATCTGTGTAGCATGAAGAAGGCTGACATATATTTGCAAAAGGAAATGATACTTGACGACTTTAATGCAGAGATTTTACGGCTAAAGGCTGAATACGACAGAAGAAGGAAGTCACGGAGACCCACGACTGAATCCAGGGATATATAG
- a CDS encoding Crp/Fnr family transcriptional regulator, with protein sequence MRDHYEVCPFRSLASSFAKEKDEILFHAGDTLAGGYSLTSGLVALERASPQGKLVIFKILYPGAFFPLSNILSDGVCTTTARALSDVRFCFITIDRLRQSMERDNRISLSLLKMSAMEMLDNENALFGVSGVPLQERVLSLLCAVGLQVGRRDRTGDLDFTLPFSWADLAALSGTGPEVLSRLLRRLKNAGRLDFQRRQIRIPADELLEASGT encoded by the coding sequence ATGCGCGATCATTACGAAGTCTGCCCCTTTCGCTCCCTGGCAAGCTCGTTCGCCAAGGAGAAGGATGAAATCCTGTTTCATGCTGGCGACACTCTGGCGGGGGGATACAGCCTGACCTCCGGCCTGGTTGCGTTGGAGCGCGCCAGCCCGCAAGGCAAGCTGGTAATCTTCAAGATACTCTATCCCGGAGCTTTCTTCCCCCTGTCCAACATCCTGTCGGACGGCGTCTGCACCACCACGGCCCGCGCCCTGTCCGACGTGAGGTTCTGCTTCATCACCATCGACCGCCTGAGGCAGTCCATGGAGCGGGATAACCGCATCTCGCTATCTCTGCTCAAGATGAGCGCCATGGAGATGTTGGACAACGAAAACGCCCTGTTCGGGGTGAGCGGCGTGCCGCTGCAAGAGAGGGTGCTGTCTCTGCTATGCGCCGTGGGACTGCAGGTCGGGAGGCGCGACCGGACCGGTGATCTGGATTTTACCTTGCCGTTCTCCTGGGCCGATCTGGCCGCCCTGTCAGGAACGGGGCCGGAAGTCCTGTCGCGCCTGCTGCGTCGCCTCAAGAATGCCGGTCGCCTCGACTTCCAGCGGCGGCAGATCCGTATCCCTGCGGATGAATTATTGGAAGCATCCGGAACTTAA
- a CDS encoding ArsR/SmtB family transcription factor, with the protein MMRIVASDEDQLTVITETFRLLGDPTRLKILLACLSEPKCVNDVASEVGITGSLTSHHLRLLRGARLVRAERQGRQIFYVAADSHVNAMLAEMVAHIRQPAEDEDDT; encoded by the coding sequence ATGATGCGGATCGTCGCTTCGGATGAAGACCAGCTTACCGTGATCACCGAGACGTTCAGGTTACTGGGCGATCCCACCCGGTTGAAAATCCTCCTCGCCTGCCTTTCCGAACCCAAATGCGTCAACGACGTCGCCAGCGAGGTCGGCATTACTGGATCACTGACCAGCCACCACCTGCGCCTGCTGCGGGGCGCGCGGTTGGTGCGTGCCGAGCGGCAGGGGCGGCAAATCTTCTACGTGGCGGCGGACAGCCATGTGAACGCCATGCTGGCCGAGATGGTGGCGCATATCCGCCAGCCCGCCGAAGACGAGGACGACACCTGA
- a CDS encoding methyl-accepting chemotaxis protein encodes MSLGNLKIAARLMVGFGLLVVLIASLSGYAVHSGRANLESVGNVFSFLDNGALMERIDKRMFSGRMQLWIALATGEPTYWEKSDADFARSRENLKKLIENTSHPERRAKAEAVSRDFEEYLVKVAKLRTIGGKNPALETPEAKALAADVMSARVKLDEKAESLTTEYRQAGTEQGEVAVKSINRGIDLSILVGAISVVIGMVLAFFISRSITNPVNAMTRAMGVLAGGDTSVEIPATGQKDEIGEMAHAVQVFKDNAIRVKAMQKEQEDAKARAEAERKQAMLNMADSFESAVMGLVKGVSAQASEMQATSQSMSAGAQQTSAQAATVAAAAQEATANVQTVAAAAEELSSSISEISRQVAEAAQVSATASEETARTNAMVQGLAHAADKIGEVVSLINDIAAQTNLLALNATIEAARAGDAGKGFAVVANEVKNLANQTARATEEISSQVGSVQEETRRAVDAIRNIATVIEQVQQISSGIASAVEEQGAATAEIARNVQEAAKGTQDVSANVQGITQTASETGAASQQVLAASGELARNSETLRAEVDKFLDGVRAG; translated from the coding sequence GTGTCGCTTGGAAACTTGAAGATTGCCGCCCGCCTGATGGTGGGATTTGGCCTCCTGGTGGTTCTCATCGCCAGCCTGAGCGGCTATGCCGTCCATTCCGGCAGGGCCAACCTCGAATCGGTCGGGAATGTCTTTAGTTTTCTCGACAACGGAGCGCTGATGGAGCGAATCGACAAGCGGATGTTCAGCGGTCGGATGCAGCTCTGGATCGCCCTAGCGACCGGTGAGCCGACCTATTGGGAAAAGTCCGATGCGGATTTTGCCCGGTCCCGCGAGAATCTAAAGAAACTGATCGAGAATACCTCCCACCCTGAACGACGGGCCAAGGCCGAGGCTGTCAGCCGCGATTTTGAGGAATACCTGGTCAAAGTCGCCAAGCTTCGCACCATCGGCGGCAAGAACCCAGCCCTTGAGACGCCCGAAGCGAAGGCTCTGGCTGCCGATGTCATGTCCGCCAGGGTCAAGCTCGATGAAAAGGCCGAATCTCTGACAACGGAGTATCGCCAGGCGGGGACCGAGCAGGGAGAGGTTGCTGTCAAGTCCATCAACCGGGGCATCGACCTCTCGATCCTGGTCGGCGCGATCAGTGTCGTTATTGGGATGGTCTTGGCTTTCTTCATCAGCCGCTCCATCACCAACCCGGTAAACGCCATGACACGGGCCATGGGCGTTCTGGCCGGAGGCGACACCTCGGTGGAAATCCCAGCCACCGGCCAGAAGGACGAGATCGGCGAGATGGCCCATGCGGTGCAGGTGTTCAAGGACAACGCCATACGGGTCAAGGCCATGCAGAAGGAGCAGGAGGATGCCAAGGCCCGTGCCGAGGCCGAGCGCAAGCAAGCCATGCTGAATATGGCCGACAGCTTCGAGTCCGCCGTCATGGGGCTGGTGAAGGGAGTCTCAGCTCAGGCGTCGGAGATGCAGGCGACCTCGCAGAGCATGTCGGCCGGTGCCCAGCAGACCTCGGCCCAGGCGGCTACCGTCGCCGCCGCCGCCCAGGAGGCGACCGCCAACGTCCAGACTGTCGCCGCCGCTGCCGAGGAACTGTCATCCTCCATCTCGGAGATTTCCCGGCAGGTTGCCGAGGCGGCCCAGGTTTCCGCCACCGCGTCGGAGGAAACGGCGCGGACCAATGCCATGGTGCAGGGACTTGCCCATGCCGCCGACAAGATCGGGGAAGTGGTCAGCCTGATCAATGATATCGCCGCGCAAACCAACCTGCTGGCCTTGAACGCCACCATCGAGGCGGCCAGGGCCGGTGACGCGGGGAAGGGCTTCGCCGTGGTGGCCAACGAGGTGAAGAACCTTGCCAACCAAACGGCGCGGGCCACCGAGGAGATTTCCTCGCAGGTCGGTTCTGTGCAGGAGGAGACCCGCCGCGCAGTGGATGCCATCCGCAATATCGCCACGGTCATCGAGCAGGTGCAGCAGATTTCCTCCGGCATCGCCTCCGCAGTGGAAGAGCAGGGCGCCGCCACCGCCGAAATCGCCCGCAATGTCCAGGAAGCCGCTAAAGGGACGCAGGACGTATCGGCGAATGTCCAAGGCATCACCCAGACCGCCTCGGAAACCGGTGCGGCGTCGCAGCAGGTGCTGGCCGCGTCGGGTGAACTCGCCCGAAACTCGGAGACCCTTCGGGCCGAGGTTGATAAATTCCTTGATGGCGTGCGGGCAGGTTAA
- a CDS encoding ATP-binding protein has product MGLPEIRLAVNSVSAFRRLVMGSAVLWTFAVALSFWIGQQAEHRQAIDMAINEARVSAKISIGFRQWAASHGGVYVPPTDRTPPNSFLQVPHRDVETKDGQRLTLVNPAYMMRQLMEQGYVANGRITSLKPLNPANAPDAWEKAALMRLAAGEVEVTELVAPDKVRVMLPIMTEEGCLSCHGHQGYAVGDLRGGVDVVAHLGPHRMMAEESIRRLAVEHLLFWSFVMIGITAVWRAGHHHVREKARIEGGLRLTQFAIDRAADAVFWLDRDGEFFYVNDAACQLLGYTRVELQEMRVSDLNPNHVGDAWDAHWRELKEKKALRFQTQLLQKNGVLIPVEITANYHLCDGKEIDVGFVRDIRDHKAYEEAIVGLKNVYAALSQTNHTILHTRDRQAIFDAVTRIAVEFGHFQLAWIGLIDAKGKSVHPIAFAGESGNYLENLQISLEPGAPTSEGPTARSILSGEPMVVDDFLEFPGTRPWHDKAREAGFRSSASFPIFNQGKAIGGLNLYAGQLAAFSPDLIDLLTQMADEISFGLDRLDLEASHHRQEQDLRDLIDRLTESNAELERFAFVASHDLREPLRTIVSFTQLIQKNMAERLPTEERENFVFVIDAAKRMNLLIHDLLAVSRVSSKDVGYERLSLGDACFSAMKNLHESISESGAEIECSELPEVMGDFVQMMQIFQNLLGNAIKFQVPHRKPHIVISSAKAGGFWTIRVQDNGIGIADTSQDIFELFRRLHPSHAYPGSGIGLAVCKRIITRHGGRIWVEPHDGDGTTFCFTLPEIEG; this is encoded by the coding sequence GTGGGGCTCCCCGAAATCCGCTTGGCGGTTAATTCTGTGTCTGCATTCCGCCGGCTCGTGATGGGCTCGGCGGTGCTGTGGACGTTTGCCGTTGCCCTCTCCTTTTGGATAGGGCAGCAGGCCGAGCACCGGCAGGCCATTGACATGGCGATCAATGAAGCGCGGGTCAGCGCCAAGATCAGCATTGGTTTCAGGCAATGGGCCGCTTCCCATGGCGGCGTCTATGTGCCCCCAACCGACCGGACGCCGCCGAATAGTTTTCTTCAGGTTCCCCATCGTGACGTCGAAACCAAGGATGGGCAGCGCCTTACCTTGGTCAATCCGGCATACATGATGCGGCAGTTGATGGAGCAGGGATATGTGGCAAATGGGCGAATCACAAGCCTTAAGCCCTTGAACCCTGCAAACGCTCCGGATGCCTGGGAAAAAGCTGCTTTGATGAGACTGGCCGCTGGCGAGGTCGAGGTTACCGAGTTGGTCGCACCCGACAAGGTGCGCGTGATGCTTCCGATCATGACAGAAGAGGGGTGCCTCAGTTGTCATGGTCATCAAGGATATGCAGTTGGCGACCTCAGGGGCGGGGTGGACGTTGTCGCTCACCTTGGTCCTCATCGGATGATGGCGGAAGAAAGTATCCGGAGGCTTGCCGTCGAACATCTGCTTTTCTGGAGTTTTGTGATGATCGGCATCACTGCGGTATGGCGAGCCGGCCATCATCACGTCCGGGAAAAAGCCAGGATTGAGGGAGGGCTGCGCCTGACCCAATTCGCGATCGATCGGGCAGCTGACGCCGTCTTCTGGTTGGACCGGGATGGAGAGTTCTTCTACGTCAATGACGCCGCATGCCAGTTGCTTGGGTATACCCGTGTCGAACTACAGGAAATGCGTGTCTCTGACCTGAACCCCAATCATGTGGGCGATGCATGGGATGCCCACTGGCGTGAACTCAAGGAAAAGAAGGCTCTGCGTTTCCAGACCCAACTTCTACAAAAGAACGGGGTTCTGATCCCCGTAGAGATCACCGCCAACTATCATCTCTGCGATGGCAAGGAGATCGATGTCGGTTTCGTCCGCGACATACGCGACCATAAGGCCTACGAGGAGGCCATTGTCGGCCTCAAGAATGTCTATGCGGCCTTGAGCCAGACCAACCACACCATTCTGCACACACGGGATCGACAGGCCATCTTTGATGCCGTCACACGCATCGCCGTCGAGTTCGGTCATTTCCAATTGGCATGGATCGGTCTTATCGATGCAAAGGGTAAATCGGTTCATCCCATCGCGTTTGCCGGTGAATCCGGAAATTATCTGGAAAACCTTCAGATATCATTGGAGCCAGGAGCGCCCACATCGGAGGGGCCGACAGCCCGCAGTATTCTCTCTGGCGAGCCTATGGTGGTCGATGACTTCCTGGAATTTCCGGGCACCCGCCCATGGCACGACAAAGCCCGAGAGGCCGGATTTCGCTCGTCGGCGTCCTTTCCAATCTTCAATCAGGGAAAGGCTATCGGCGGCCTGAACCTATACGCGGGACAACTCGCCGCTTTTTCCCCGGATTTGATAGACCTGCTCACACAGATGGCAGATGAGATATCGTTTGGGCTTGATCGCCTGGACCTTGAGGCGAGCCATCACCGGCAGGAACAGGACCTGCGCGATCTGATTGATCGGCTGACCGAATCCAATGCCGAACTTGAACGCTTTGCCTTTGTGGCGTCCCATGACCTGCGGGAGCCTCTCAGGACCATTGTGTCATTCACCCAGCTTATCCAGAAGAATATGGCGGAAAGACTGCCGACCGAAGAACGGGAGAATTTCGTATTCGTCATCGATGCAGCCAAGCGCATGAACTTGCTGATCCACGACTTGCTAGCTGTATCGAGGGTGTCGAGCAAGGATGTTGGCTACGAACGGCTTTCGCTGGGCGATGCCTGCTTCTCGGCAATGAAGAACCTTCATGAAAGTATCAGCGAGAGCGGGGCGGAAATCGAGTGTTCAGAGCTTCCAGAGGTCATGGGTGATTTTGTGCAGATGATGCAGATTTTCCAGAACCTGCTGGGAAATGCGATCAAGTTCCAGGTACCTCACCGCAAGCCGCACATCGTGATTTCATCGGCGAAAGCCGGTGGCTTCTGGACGATCCGTGTCCAGGACAATGGCATCGGCATTGCCGATACCAGCCAGGATATATTTGAACTTTTCCGTCGCTTGCATCCCAGCCACGCCTATCCGGGGAGCGGTATTGGTCTCGCCGTTTGCAAGCGTATCATCACGCGCCATGGTGGCCGGATATGGGTCGAGCCCCATGATGGAGATGGCACAACATTTTGCTTCACTCTGCCTGAAATCGAGGGCTGA